The sequence aattagtttgaaagaaatcattttattcgtgaaaacaaacaaaaatgtttaacaaaTAAAAGCGTTAGTTGATATAACTAAATTCaagttcatttatttcaactaaaatgtttgtAATTATAACACGCTACTATTATTAACTTAAACTATAGTTAGTTCATtgaaaaattcagaatttatcagtcactatttcaataaaaaaaattcttcgcatgaaactaaaattttgttatttttacatttttttctctgcgtgttatATCGCGGATTTTTTGAAAGTTTCAAATCCACACATATGAGTTTTCCAAAGGTTTGctaacaaaatttttaaatcagAGAAGAACTTCATCGGTGAAGAACAATCAACTGGTGTTTATATAGATTGCTTATGCCgcagagttataaaaatatgttGAAATGTTGAGGTGGTAAAGTTTAAATGCTGGTCATAGTCGTTTCGCCTTCTTGTCGGTTTTAGTTTGTTCCAGGAATGTCCTCAGTCGAACAGATCTTAAACAATCAGCAGCTGTTCAATGTTCATACTCGGGGAGGAACATACTGCTTTTTTATCTACTTTTATTCGTTACTCAAGTCTTATGAGCTACACGAGCAATTAGCAGctcatatatattttttagagcGGTTCGTAGTCGTGGTTGAAcgattattttaaattacattaataaTATTCTTTCATATCTGTCTTTAAATTTAGAGATTTTGGTTTTAATGAGTAAGAATATCTATTGATTGCATAACTCTAATCCTAACGTAGAGGTACATGAAGTTTCCATCATGGATCGAAAATAATAATCTCGCTGCACAGTGAAACTTATCCATATAAACATATATGGCACAAACCCTAAATATTCGATAACCGTTTGTTTAACAGCTTCCCAGCAATGTATTTAGCCCAcctaatatatttttatatcgGTATTATTTAAAACAAAGCTTGATTCTCCTCAAGTAAACTAATGTTTTccctttattattattatctttatttatttcaatatgactGGTTAACATTTCgaattggtaaacgactggacaatgcgcaattcaggccccaatgtaattcttagcctcttgtccagtaactcctatccctattcgatgtcgtagcactgcaggaactttgttggacgggacagaaggtcgAGCGGCTACCTGCTACCAGAACTGTggtacaaccaacgttctaggaacgggatttgtagtgttgggcaagatgcgccagcgcgtgattgggtgacagccaatcagtgatagaatgtgcgtattgaagatcaagggccgtttcttcaatcacagcatcatcaacgtgcactgcccacacgagacgagacccgatgacgagaaggaagcattctacgcgcagctggaacgaacctacgacagctgtccacggcgggatgtaaaactcgtcatcggcgacatgaatgttcaggtaggccgggaggcaatgtacaggcccgtgatcgggctggagagcctgcacgcggtaacaaacgacaacggtcaacgatgcgtaaactttgcagcctcccgaggaatggtagttcgaagcaccttcttccccgcaaagatatccacaaagccacctggagatcacctgatcaacatacggaaaatcaaatcgaccacgttctcatcgacgggcgattcttctccgacgtcatcaatgtccgcacttaccgcagtgccagcattgattctgaccactaccttgtcgcggtttgtatgcgcggTGACTCTTGAGGACGGCTGGAGGTACATAAGATCCGCCGTGAGTAACACTGCCGTTCTagatacgaggttatcgaatcgaggaaatgactggtttgacggcgaatgtcagcagtatgtcgaagagaagaatgcagcaagggcgaggatgctgcaacaccgtactagagcgaacgaggaacgatacagacaagcGCGGAACAgccagaacacggttttccggaagaaaaagcgccaccaggaagaccaagatcgcgaagcgatggaacagctgtaccgcgcaaatgacacggaggttctacgagaaggtgaaccgctcacgtagaggctacacgccacaggccgaaatgtgcagagataccagtggtaaccttctcacgaacgaacgtgaggtgatcgacaggtggaagcagtactatgacgaggatctgaatggcgaagcacaagatacagagaacggtacaggaatcaatctgggtgcacgctcagccgacgacagattcccagcccctgatctgtcggagataagtgaggagatcggcaagctgagaaacaacaaagccgcgggcaatgaccagttaccaggcgagctgctcaaacatggaggagaggcactggctagagcgctgcactggatgatttctaggatttgggaggagaagATTCTAAAGCAggcatggatggatggagtggtatgtcccgtctacaaaaagggcgataagctagacgcctacaaggtactctcccaaatccttttccgtcgtctatcaccaatagctaaggaatccgtacaactttttggcttcgctgacgatattgatattgtgacacgtaaccttgagatgatgatggaaacctacatcggactgaaagctgaagctaggcgtatcggacttgccataaatgcgtcgaaaacaaaatacatgagaggaagaggcactacgaagaaacactacgcctcccaccacgaatattgatagacggtgacgatatcgaggtggttgacgagttcttgtatttgggctcactggtgaccgccgataatgacaccagcagagaaattcatagacgtattttggcagggaatcgtgcgtactttggactcagaaaaacccttcgatcgagaaaagtacgccaacgcacgaaattgaccatctacaaaacgctcatttgaCCGGTTGTCCTCTATGGCCacaagacctggactatgttggcagaggaccaacgcgtcctcagtgttttcgaaagaaaggtactgaggaccatatatggcggagtgcagatggaagacggaacgtggagacggcgtatgaatcacgaattgcaatagCTGCAAGGAGAACCacatatcgtacggacagctataatcggacgtctacgatgggctgggcatgtcataaggatgtcggacgacagcccagtgaaaatggttcttgaatctaatccgactggtacaagaagaagaggagtgcagcgagcaaggtggatcgatcaagtggagggtgatctcagaagcatccgtgctttgagtggctggcgacgagcagccatggaccgagttatgtggagacgtatgcttgatacaggacactccaggcctatagctgttaggttagGTTAGATTTAGCATTTCGAAAGTTTATTACTTCATCTTCAGGATAGGCCGACAAACGTTACCAAATCCTAGCACACCAATTATagaatataaataatgtaacgaAATTGACCAGACATTTGGTGCAATTCGTTTAACACTGACAGTGTTTgtatttgaaatatgaaataaaaatccCAAAAATCAACACTCTTTCTTAAATTCCTGATGAGAACAGGCCCGTACCTAAAATTTCGTTTAGGGAGGGGGCAGATGACTATAtcagttccgaaagcaccggaatGTAATTCACACCGCTTTCTCAGATATTGCTTGGCCTATTTcacgaacttatattcaaacgaaaggtgttATTATGCCGTATGACATTTAATTTAATCGAGATCCAACTTCTAGAAATACAGGAGGATAATTTCAAATGTCTTTAGAAGTAACGATGCAACAAAAACATACAAATCTTCTccacttgattcaaaactgtttcaatttcaagatcttgttagtttgtgcCGGAAGTACCGGCCAAAAATTCTAAAACAGAACGCACATAGATTTATGACTGAGATGACTaggccgattttcataaatgatAGAATGAATCAATCCGAATCtagcttctggttccagaaatacagaaatttgAATGTTAAATATATTCATTTTCTTAATGAGAGCAGAGCGATTCACGTAACGTGGCAATTGTATTGTTTCACGAATACtgcgtaaggagtgtatcgataagtagttagcaacattcaaacagttattactctgaaatggcttaatttttgcagcgtgttttgcggtaatatgtttgtttacatgtcaataacagctgcgcaatcaattggtttcggtacggtttatcgtttctatgatgagtcgaattgatccggaaacgcgaaagaaaattctgcacacttggtgctcagaaagtggtgtcacgtacaacgaaattgcaatacgggtgaaagtgcatcacaaagcaaagccttggtattacattcctgtagtggaatttgaccttctgtttcaacagacttcgcagccgattcagagtgtacagaaccagtgcatggttGGTGCTACGATCCAACTGACACTacagtgcaccacaccagtgtcaaaaatattatcgagaagttcggtaagaccctttccatgaaggatttgccccgatccggtaagaaaacgggtcccagtcaGCCCGGCCAGGACTTAAAAggtgttgagtacatcaggaaaaacccatcggcgtcgacgcgggatttggccaagcagttcaacaccagcatcgggatgattcaacggatcaaagttcggaactccctcaaaacgtacaagaaacagaaggtgccgaataagtccctggtacagcaagttcgggccaaaacaagagcgcgaaaactgtataaccggattctacagaataaagacggatgcatcctgatcgacgacgaaacctacgccaaggaagactctcgagtgctgcccggaccgcaatattatacgaaatcggtgtaccatgacctggacgacgctgacaccacggtggcgatggaaaagtttgggcagaaggtgttggtctggcaaacaatttgtacctgtggtttgtggtcgtcgattttcttcacgaaggacacaattaacgccaaggtgtacgaggatttggcttcagctcactacgccaactccattCTACAGTgaatgtcaaaaaataatgtacaattcgtggaaaaggacatcaacccaacCGAACtgtccggatcttcggccaattgaaaggtattgggcaattgtaaagtggcactttcggaagcaaggtgcagtgtcccaaaacatgcaggagttaaaaaaaactggacagctgccaccaggaaagtcactatagtaactgtgcagaatttaatgaagaatgtcaagtccaaagtgcgagcgtttcacagatactaggattttcttcaatgtaatcagtgaaatgcataaaaatgtaatttttctacaatatatcgaaaactgatgtcaaaatatgttgtttttccgcttttttattcaataatcaatgttgctaactatttTTCGAGGCACTCCTTACTAAGGCAACGTTATGTTTCTTGAGGAAACGAACATCGTAAAAACTAGAGCAGAAGCAGGCAGAGTTCTTGATCGATAATGAAGCTCATGTTTTCAGCAGATAGAACTTTTCCAACTGGAAGTGTCATTATtgagtatttaaataaaatggatGACTATGCCCGAGATCagtttattgtattacatttcttatcGTTTAGTATCGTGTTATTTCTGCCAAACATGTCTAAGACTATCTAAATATCCATTTTGAGATTTTGAGAGGTGATCCAAGATAGCTCCCATGCTCCgaatcgtggagaacggaaatcatcttctaaatttgtaacGCATTGGGTGTACTGGTTTCGGTTTCAGGGTCCGAAAGGAGTGGTCTAAAGTTTCAATACGAAACTCATatagatttctcagagatggtttgaggTTTAGGAACAGATAATAATTCGAGGAAGCCAAATCAAGTGAACAAGGGTGATGGGTAAGTGATTATAACCCTAAATCGTTGATTTAAACTATGATATCGATGCTCAGATGCTTCAGATAAAAccatttcacagcgatttcgttCATTAATCGCTCCATTAATGTACGCTAATACTTGTATTTCTGTTTTGATAAACAATATTTTCGTTAACGCACTTGATAATGCTGCTAGATCTTAAAGTCTGATAGGTTTTGGATTACCTAGAACATTCACAATAAGTTTAAGAATTGCATACGATATCGCTAGCATGGACCGTATTCAAGAATCGGTTACGCTTGTAGATTTTAAGTCAAGGTAAAGTCcaggcattacatttctttcgtggaatttggcctttttgcttcaacagacttcgcagccgattcatagcgtacagaatcattgcatggttagtgctacgatcctattgacactaagaatccttccaggtcgaggctcgaacatacgacaactggcatgtgagaccagtgtcctattcATCTACAACCCGGGCGCTTGTAGATCTTAGGAGGGCCAATACTCCAGTTAGATCAATTTTAAATTACCTAAAACAACTAAGCCAAGTTACTGCATATGGTATCACGAGCGTTCGTTATTGCACTTGGTTATAATGGTTGATCTTGGTGAATACATTTCACAATAAGTCTATGTATTGTAAGCATGGATCGTATACAAAAATCACACTTTTTGGTAGTTTTTGGACGTCTAAGAACATCCTCAAACCTTCAATGGCCATTAATTATCAATTGAATGTGATACCACGAGTACGAACCGTAAATAAAACAACCAATTTCATCAACCAATGAGGTTTTGgatgcacagataaaaatgttttgtgaatttacatttattttcatgcacatatttggagcaggtaattgaatggaatgttacattacaaaactaagcgatttgtaaatatacagccttgttcgatgaaaaagtaaatgtatttcaatgtaattttacatcaatcatggttttatatCAGATTTAATAGTacgattggtttacatgtcgtgtaagtttcatcttttctttctgtgtgagTGAGAACTTCCACCACACTCAAAAGTCATACTAAAGTCATCAATTATGTGTTTAGATGCTAATTTCTTAGGAGGCATAATTCTCAGAGTTGTTGTTCAGTTTGTATATGTTTTGTGCGCAGTGTCATTCGTAGAATTTGATTAAGTAGACATTCGAATTGATGTAATCAGTACTTTAATTACACGAGGATAgcacacacagaaagaaaagatgaaacttatacgacatgtaaaccaatcgtactattaaacagacatcagttgaaacgaaaatctgatttaaaaccatgattgatgtaaaattacattgaaatgcatttactttttcatcgaacaaggctgtggcccttattacgggtgtcactacacggtgaaaaccaagtgaagtgttttttaccttattatcggtatcacttcactgtgaaaactaagtgaagtgaatgaagGTCATTATCATGAAAGCCacttcagagaaaaaagtaattacttagatgagcttgttgttattacgaacatcaaatcaccaacattttgttggaaaaaatgatttttttcactacagtgattattttattgaccgtgacactggtaataggtaaaatcaagtgaagtgacatgtgagtgaagtgaaagtggaagtggaagTGAAAACGGTAATTAGGGCCTGTATATTTACAacattccattcaattacctgctccaaatatgtgcatgaaaataaatgtaaattcacaaaatatttttatctgtgcaggCCATGGTTTGAAATTGTGATATGTTCCACAGTCAAATAATAATGAAACGCCACGTTTTTCTATATATTTATTTtaccttatcaaaaatcatcatTATCAATACAATCTGATACTACAGTCGTAACAAATATCAAGCTCAATCtagctttttattttttttagaaaatgttttgtttttactgTATTTAATGCTCTGTAGATGTGCGTAAATTTTTCTATCCATTTCAAATACTGATTTACATTCTTTGAGGGTCTAGTGGTGGGTGATACCAATGTGGTTCTGTTAAATTAGAGTATGTAcggtaaattttaaaattcatgtGGCAATTGGCTGTTGGTAATAGAAATACTGCACTGTATTGCTTCTGTTATACCAGAAAGAATGATCCGGTTGAGGTTGCTTCCTAGTATCAATGTTAATTTGCGCGCCTTCGGTAGCAAGTTGAAGAGTCACACGGAAAGCTCGTGGATACAATTTTAAGTACGTTTCTAACATTGGATTATTTTCATCGTGTCGGCTGTATCGGATCATGGGAAAATTTTGACTATTGGTTTATTCATGTGCTAATTGAGATTTTTATGAAGTTCTACGGTTTATGAAATGATGGATCGATGGGATACGTCATGGTTTGTTTGCCACCACATTCGAGGTTAGTTTTAAAACGTTAGACATGGTGATCTCAACAGAAAATAACCCGATTATTTTTGTTAGTTCTCATGGTGTTGAACAGAACTGTTGGCAACTGGTTTCTTTTAGAAAGAGATTTGCGGTTTCTCGTAGACGTTTTATAAACGATTTACAAATTAACTGCTAATTAACATTGATTACTAATCCATTTTGCAAAGGAACTGTTTGACAATTCTTACACACTAGTAGTTATATTACTGTTTTATGTCTTTTCATTTCTTTCACTTAGTCACTAGTTTCTGTTCAGTTATTGATGGATTTGATTCCATAGAAAAAGTTCTTAGGAAACAGAATTATGAAAGTGTTTCAGCAACAATATCATATTTACTGCATGTTAATCCTGTAGTTGTTTTTAAATAATGACTGAATAATAAAGTTATTCAAATAGAACATGCATATGCcgttaaaaatataaattaaatagAAAGTGAGAAAGGCATTTAAATAGTGTAAAGCTTAGAGTATGAAGAAGAACTGAATGGTCATTTTAAGAACTATTGTACAGATGGAAGCGTAGACCACAAGGAGCTAAACTATTTTATTGAGCATGCATCCTAACTctgcattttccgacatctgtaCACAAACGCACTAATGGACAAATCATCATCGGTACGAATGCATTTCATGTGTTCCGGGCAAGTGCATCTGTTTGAAGCAATAAAGAAAATATTAGTATATTCGCCACGTACAGGGTATTATACAATAGAACTTACGTATTTCGCATATAGTTTTCAATTGCTCTAGTGAACGGTTTATAAATTGCCCATCCACAGGCCGTGTTATCCGTACatttttcttcttgtgcgtcgaTAGATCGAGTCATTCTAGACAAATCCTGCAATGAAAGAATAACATCAATGAATCCAAAATAATAATTTGGCAATATATGCTATTATTGAAAGAATCTTagaatgaacaacaaagatttcTCCATCCGATTAAACGGAATTGTCAGAATTTATAGGAAATATCGAATATCagattaaattcagaaattttgtatggaatcatTAGTCTTTTAACCTGAagttttgtttatgaaattcgtttttggCCTTCTTTGAGAGAACGATCGAGCTTCATATTTCTGAtactttgaattgaattttatgaaaattagtGACGTTATCtttaagaaaccaagagataaagtacgtttcaaataaaatttgtaggTACCTttcgggatcgaaaaccgaatttcggtaaaactgaaataaggttggtttatttggtcatcgactacaaaaatctgcaaacccgataaatccCGAttgcacacacatttgctcagttcgtcgagctgaatcgattggtatatgacactcggggtttggaaaaattttccaaaatttgagcgaattatatacatcaataaaaaaagataaaatctAATGTAAGGGTAACGATTCCCTCATCCATTTTCgctccattagtcatctcatatacaaaAACCTTtatttagagtgagatctgctgtctctgctcGATAGATTTACTTTGGGAGTAAGCTGAAAATTGgcacattcgcttcgagtttaggcgtcgctataacagtagTATTGCACAATTTTTAAGCTTTTTTGCGGTATTCTTTGGCATCACTGAGAATACGATGTGGTGCCTAAGTGTTGCAATGTTAATCGATCTACCATCAAGAATAAACGTGAACCTTAAACACAAAAATGGGCTAACCACGACGAAACTtgaattaaagactgtcccagaaagtatggacgcaaccaaaaaccgctgccatttcgcaatggttcagaatctgtcaatttctatggctgcgtcctgttgtttacactcttctctaaccacttgtgcagttgtttattcgttttcattagtttgattcgaaatgcgtggactttcagcagaacaacgtcgaaaaattgtgtacaaatggtgcacagaacacggactatcactaagaaagatagcaaaaatggaaggagtaagtgaaaaagccgtgcgaaatgcaatcaggaagttcggtgaggataacacattttaagataaaccgaaaacgggtcgaaaaaaaggttctgctaaccctcagttggataaacgtatactgaaggcgtccgagcaaaagaaggaggtttcagttcgggatgtggccaaaaaagtgggcacttcgaagtcaaatgttcttcgtgctaaagaatgtttgaatcttcgaacctataagaagcagaaacaaccaaaacgtagtccgaaacaagaagcatcgatcaggccgagggttcgaaagctgtacaatacgattcttgctggaaatttgaactgcataatcatggacgacgaaacctacgtgaaactcgattacaaatccttaccggaaccacaatattatacggtgtgagggcaagtgttaaaccagtccgagacatcgattgaagtcaaaaaatttgataagaaagctatggtctggtaagcaatttgtagctgcggtaagatttcgaaaccctttatcaccactgcttcaatgaacagcgaaatatacatcaaggaatgtttacaaaaacgacttctacccatgattcgaagcgacaaggatcctgttgtcttctggccagatctagcttcttgtcactactcgaaatcaacggtagaatggtatactaccaaaaatgtagtGACatttttcgtcccaaaagacatgaatccaccaaattgcccacaacttcgactaattgaggaattttgagcattaacgaaggcaaagcaaagccttggtattacattcctgtagtggaatttaaccttctgtttcaacagacttcgcagccgattcagagtgtacagaaccattgcatggctggtgctacgatcctactgacactacgaatccttccaggtcggggctcgaacatacgataactggtttgtaagactagtgccctatgcattgaaccgccaacccgggcctatacgaaggcacatcttagaaaacatgtctcggtagcCGAAACCACTGTCAAAACTTGttaccaagaagtctgtacggaatttaatgaggaacgttcacaagaagatgcgccagctagtctacaatggctaagtagcaaatgctgAGAaatgttctgttgttgtagtctaatattatcagtatatcgaataaaatttgaatatctaacacttgtgaattatttacagcgaaatcaaagtgcgtccatactttctgggacagtctttatatcaaTTAAGCCGTtgtacagtggttcaaaagcacaATTTAACGcttttaattgataactcattgaAACGTGAATTTTGAGgtatagtatcttcagcaaagttgcttagAATGAAAGACGTCATCTTTTGGAGAATTTTATTGATATTAAAAATATCAGTTCAACTCAggaccaacataggggctaagtcacttcgacaaagttgtgcagcaAGTTAGTTTAATCAAATTTGcaaaaggtactattcccgtagctTGAGTGCAATTCATgaaataatgtattttctgaaaagggtgtcctaaaaccagtttttgtaagaaaacatatatattttcaatttatatgagtttttcatgttttacaaaatttttcatcattaaaaactacacaactttctcaaaca comes from Malaya genurostris strain Urasoe2022 chromosome 3, Malgen_1.1, whole genome shotgun sequence and encodes:
- the LOC131437164 gene encoding uncharacterized protein LOC131437164; this translates as MAQIIKICSVALVVLILLSSSQVSEQAATFLQDLSRMTRSIDAQEEKCTDNTACGWAIYKPFTRAIENYMRNTCTCPEHMKCIRTDDDLSISAFVYRCRKMQS